Proteins encoded by one window of Nitrospira sp.:
- a CDS encoding IS30 family transposase: KGTDLSRYSQTDLNKIALRLNQRPRKTLGFQTPAAILDAGVALTG; encoded by the coding sequence GAAAGGCACCGACCTGTCACGCTACTCGCAGACAGACTTGAACAAGATCGCGTTACGATTGAATCAACGGCCGCGGAAGACCTTGGGATTTCAGACGCCAGCGGCTATATTGGACGCAGGTGTTGCGCTCACCGGTTGA